agggGGTACAACGTAAGACCGTCGATATCGAAAAGAATGCTGTTCGACAAGCGCGTGCGCACAGCTATAATATTAGTAAACCACCGGGCACGAATAGCAGCAGTGGCAGCGGCGGTGGCGGTACCAGTGGCAGCAACAATAGCGGCTCATTCTTCGAGGATAATTTTTTCAATCGTAAATCGAatcaatcacaacaacaaacacaaatgcaGGAAGAAATCGATTTGCAAGCGCTGGAAGAACAAGAACGACAAATACGCGAACTGGAGGTAAACAAAATgtctataaaagtaaaattttaaacttataaTTAATGTAAACTTATCTTATATTAGGAAAATATTGTGGGTGTAAATGAGATTTACAAGAAGCTCGGTGCTATGGTATACGAACAGGGTCTAACCGTTGATTCAATTGAGTCGTCCGTGGAGCAGACTAGTGTATTTGTGTCACAGGGTGCCGATAACCTGCGTAAAGCCAGTTCGTATAAAGTAAGTCTGTTAGTTGCAATCaagattttttctaattaatttctACAATCAACTTTCTCTATTAATTTCAGAATAAACTGCGCAAAAAGAAGCTCATTTTGATCGGTATTCTCTCTGTAGTACTTTTCATCATCATTATGATACTTGTATtcgagtttaaaaaataattgcaaatgtgACGAAAGAAAGTATTTTTTGCTGGCACtatgtttttgattttgcattCTACCATAAGCTGCTGCAAAGTTGCAATTAAAGTTTGTTTcgaacttatacatacatatatttaacagtTCAGGTGATATTTGAAAGCAAGCACTTTCCTTGGAAgtctaaatatattaataataatcgaCGATAACTTATTAAAGTAGATGAAGAAGAAATCATAAGTGATGAAAAGGCGCATCCATTGTCAGTTCGCCAATTTgtacaaaatatgtatagtatatgtatgttttccaGTTTGAAATTTCTTGCATCACTTAATTTGCcacttaaacaacaaaaaaagaaaaatttcgaaaacgagaccaaaaattaaaaaaaaaaaatgaaatatttatataaaatgtacattctcataaaaaaaaactatattgtGGCGGtcgatatttatatataaattattattatattgtattatttaaccttaatatataaatttatacttttatgcaaaaaattatataaatatttattaactcaTATAACATATATAAGGCACTTAAATTTGTATGAACGTCAAAAACGTTCGTATCTTTATGTATatggatt
This genomic stretch from Bactrocera dorsalis isolate Fly_Bdor chromosome 5, ASM2337382v1, whole genome shotgun sequence harbors:
- the LOC105233428 gene encoding syntaxin-7, producing MDLQHMENGISGGGHGAVAGQTAGFSETDFQRLAQTIATSIQKILQNVSTMQRMVNQFNTPQDSPDLKKQLHQIMTYTHQLVSDTNNHLKEVDKCKERHLKIQRDRLVDEFTAALTAFQGVQRKTVDIEKNAVRQARAHSYNISKPPGTNSSSGSGGGGTSGSNNSGSFFEDNFFNRKSNQSQQQTQMQEEIDLQALEEQERQIRELEENIVGVNEIYKKLGAMVYEQGLTVDSIESSVEQTSVFVSQGADNLRKASSYKNKLRKKKLILIGILSVVLFIIIMILVFEFKK